In Helianthus annuus cultivar XRQ/B chromosome 9, HanXRQr2.0-SUNRISE, whole genome shotgun sequence, the following are encoded in one genomic region:
- the LOC110868783 gene encoding dehydrogenase/reductase SDR family member FEY, whose product MESFEPAKQDKVELGWIEWLKGWYNLVLETFLEKYWSRHLPTPFPLPPLNGITAIVTGSTSGIGLETARQLAEAGAHVVMAVRNPIAARKLARKWNQELRKKYRWEVLKIDVMELNLSSFESVARFADAWNSKKKPLNILINNAGMFSMGKSQMFTVDGYEMHMQVNFLAPALLSLLLLPSLKAGAPSRILNVNSLMHAIGFVDTRDMNFDRKITKFSSLRAYSSSKLAQVMFNNVLHQSIPKDVKINVMCVNPGSVRTNVARDLPRIVQVLYKTLPTFLYTAKEGARSVMYAAVYDEIWEYCEKLKNEEWPVCAYVACNCTTMSPSKEAQNLDISRIVWKRTLDIIGFPNDAMNFLLSGKEIRWQYSGFVAKISG is encoded by the coding sequence ATGGAATCATTTGAACCAGCTAAACAAGATAAGGTGGAATTGGGTTGGATAGAATGGCTCAAAGGATGGTATAATTTGGTTCTAGAGACATTTTTAGAGAAATACTGGTCAAGACATCTACCAACCCCATTCCCTCTGCCACCACTCAACGGTATAACCGCCATTGTCACCGGTTCCACCAGTGGAATCGGACTTGAAACAGCCCGACAATTAGCCGAGGCAGGCGCGCACGTCGTTATGGCCGTAAGAAACCCCATTGCAGCTCGTAAATTGGCCCGCAAATGGAACCAAGAACTACGAAAAAAGTATCGTTGGGAAGTTCTTAAAATTGATGTGATGGAACTCAACCTGAGTTCGTTTGAATCAGTAGCGAGATTCGCAGACGCGTGGAACTCTAAAAAGAAACCGTTGAATATTCTTATCAACAACGCGGGTATGTTCTCAATGGGAAAGTCTCAGATGTTTACGGTTGATGGGTATGAAATGCATATGCAAGTAAACTTCTTGGCACCAGCTTTGCTTTCGCTGTTACTTTTGCCGTCTCTAAAAGCGGGTGCTCCTAGTAGAATCTTGAATGTGAATTCGTTGATGCATGCCATCGGTTTTGTGGACACGAGGGATATGAACTTCGATAGAAAGATAACCAAATTTAGCAGTTTAAGAGCGTACTCAAGCAGTAAGCTTGCGCAAGTCATGTTTAACAATGTGCTTCATCAAAGCATTCCTAAAGACGTGAAAATTAACGTGATGTGTGTGAACCCTGGGAGCGTTCGTACAAATGTGGCTAGGGATCTCCCGAGAATAGTTCAAGTTTTGTATAAAACACTACCGACGTTTCTCTATACCGCTAAAGAAGGTGCTAGAAGCGTGATGTATGCAGCGGTTTATGATGAGATTTGGGAGTACTGTGAGAAGTTGAAAAACGAAGAATGGCCCGTTTGTGCTTACGTGGCTTGCAACTGTACCACCATGAGTCCTAGCAAAGAAGCGCAAAATCTAGATATTTCGCGCATTGTGTGGAAGCGGACACTTGATATCATTGGCTTTCCAAATGATGCGATGAATTTTCTTTTATCCGGCAAAGAAATTCGTTGGCAATATTCGGGTTTTGTTGCCAAGATCTCCGGGTGA
- the LOC110868782 gene encoding CBL-interacting serine/threonine-protein kinase 25, with translation MEDCADYCHVSAGGRNIIFGKYEMGRMLGQGTFAKVYYAKDVFTSESVAIKVIKKDQVRKEGLMDQITREISVMRLVRHPNVVELKEVMATKTKIFVVMEYVTGGELFAKVLKGRLKEDVARKYFQQLISAVDFCHSRGVSHRDLKPENLLLDENGDLKVSDFGLSSLPEHSRNDGLLHTQCGTPAYVAPEVLRRKGYDGAKADIWSCGVILYVLLAGFLPFQDENVMHMYKKIFKAEYEYPPWFSADARRLISKILIVDPSRRITIPAIMRSPWFSKGFQRPLAFSIKETDDCGAEAEITKSKSVSESESVPPFYNAFEFISSMSSGFDLSNMFESKRKPGSLFTSKYSASSIVNKLESAAKKLNLKMLKSKQNDYKVKMQGMSEGRKGKLSVTVEVFEVAPEVTVVEFSKSAGDTLEYKKFCEDDVRPALKDIVWKWQGEDNICN, from the exons ATGGAAGATTGTGCCGATTACTGCCACGTCAGCGCCGGCGGCCGGAATATAATTTTCGGAAAGTACGAGATGGGAAGGATGTTGGGACAAGGTACGTTTGCAAAAGTGTATTATGCGAAAGATGTTTTTACTTCAGAAAGTGTTGCGATTAAAGTCATCAAGAAAGATCAAGTTCGCAAAGAAG GTCTAATGGATCAAATCACTAGAGAAATCTCCGTGATGCGGCTTGTCCGACACCCAAACGTGGTCGAATTAAAAGAAGTTATGGCGACCAAAACGAAAATATTCGTCGTGATGGAGTACGTCACCGGCGGTGAGCTTTTTGCTAAAGTTTTAAAAGGGAGATTAAAAGAAGATGTTGCCAGAAAATATTTTCAACAATTAATCAGCGCCGTTGATTTCTGCCACAGCCGCGGTGTCTCCCACCGTGATCTGAAGCCAGAAAATCTTCTGTTAGATGAAAATGGTGATTTAAAAGTATCTGATTTCGGGTTATCTTCGTTACCGGAACATTCACGAAACGACGGGTTGTTACACACCCAGTGTGGAACTCCGGCGTATGTCGCGCCGGAAGTTCTCCGGCGAAAAGGGTATGATGGTGCGAAAGCGGATATTTGGTCTTGTGGGGTGATTTTGTATGTTTTGTTAGCTGGGTTTCTTCCTTTTCAAGATGAGAATGTTATGCATATGTATAAGAAGATATTCAAAGCCGAATATGAGTATCCGCCTTGGTTTTCGGCGGATGCGCGTCGGTTAATTTCGAAAATATTAATTGTGGATCCGTCGCGACGGATCACAATCCCGGCGATCATGCGATCGCCGTGGTTTTCAAAAGGGTTCCAGCGGCCACTCGCTTTTTCGATAAAGGAAACCGATGATTGTGGGGCTGAAGCAGAAATTACAAAATCAAAATCTGTATCGGAATCAGAATCTGTGCCGCCGTTTTACAATGCTTTCGAGTTCATTTCCTCGATGTCGTCGGGTTTTGATTTGTCGAATATGTTTGAGAGTAAGCGGAAACCGGGCTCGTTGTTTACGTCGAAGTACTCGGCTTCGTCTATTGTTAACAAGCTCGAATCGGCTGCGAAGAAGTTAAACTTGAAGATGTTGAAATCGAAACAGAATGATTATAAAGTGAAGATGCAGGGGATGTCCGAGGGGCGAAAAGGGAAGTTGTCGGTGACGGTGGAGGTGTTCGAGGTGGCGCCGGAGGTGACGGTTGTAGAGTTTTCGAAGTCCGCCGGCGATACACTCGAATACAAGAAGTTCTGTGAGGATGATGTTAGACCAGCCTTGAAAGATATTGTGTGGAAGTGGCAAGGTGAAGATAACATTTGTAACTAA